From the Leucobacter tenebrionis genome, one window contains:
- a CDS encoding (2Fe-2S)-binding protein, which yields MARNEARRAVICPCHDVTVGDIEDAIDHGHTDPETIKRATAVYMGACQGKFCSPLVQRLLADRGVERAGEQRRPAARIPVVPVPLGMLVARDAHDADADGSAESAQQNGAE from the coding sequence ATGGCACGCAATGAGGCACGCAGGGCGGTGATCTGCCCTTGCCACGACGTCACCGTCGGTGACATCGAGGATGCGATCGATCACGGCCATACCGACCCCGAGACGATCAAGCGGGCCACCGCCGTCTACATGGGCGCTTGCCAGGGCAAGTTCTGCTCGCCGCTCGTGCAGCGCCTGCTCGCCGATCGGGGTGTCGAGCGCGCGGGGGAGCAGCGGCGCCCGGCCGCCAGGATCCCCGTCGTTCCGGTGCCGCTCGGGATGCTCGTGGCGCGCGACGCTCACGACGCTGACGCGGATGGCTCAGCGGAGAGCGCCCAGCAGAACGGGGCCGAGTGA
- the dapF gene encoding diaminopimelate epimerase, with amino-acid sequence MSTLAFTKGHGTGNDFVLFTDPEGERPLSPEQIRFLCDRRFGVGADGVIRAVRSRAIPEGAAVLAEEPEAEWFMDYWNADGTPAEMCGNGIRVYAHYLITEGLVAPERRDTLPIGTRAGVKDVLAGVSGYTVDLGRWRLAEDRLVSAYGLDVARPGLGIDLGNPHVVTALAHVGELEGLDLHRAPSLDPAPAEGANVEFVVPEDPLIKDGIARIRMRVHERGVGETLSCGTGTAAAALAFRHWGGEGMPNHWRVDVPGGRLAVRMFPTEEGEHVSLNGPAELVYTGEIELP; translated from the coding sequence ATGAGCACCCTCGCGTTCACCAAGGGCCATGGCACGGGCAACGATTTCGTGCTGTTCACCGACCCCGAGGGCGAGCGGCCCCTGAGCCCCGAGCAGATCCGCTTCCTCTGCGACCGCCGCTTCGGTGTCGGAGCCGACGGGGTGATCCGCGCGGTGCGTTCGCGCGCGATCCCCGAGGGGGCAGCGGTGCTCGCCGAGGAACCCGAGGCCGAGTGGTTCATGGACTACTGGAATGCCGACGGCACGCCCGCCGAGATGTGCGGCAACGGGATCCGGGTCTACGCCCACTACCTCATCACCGAGGGGCTGGTCGCCCCCGAGCGCCGCGACACCCTGCCCATCGGCACGCGCGCCGGTGTGAAGGACGTGCTCGCCGGCGTCTCGGGCTACACGGTCGACCTGGGGCGCTGGCGCCTCGCGGAGGATCGGCTCGTCTCCGCCTACGGCCTGGATGTGGCCCGCCCGGGTCTCGGGATCGACCTCGGCAACCCGCACGTGGTGACGGCTCTTGCGCATGTGGGAGAACTCGAGGGCCTCGACCTGCACCGCGCCCCGTCGCTCGACCCGGCGCCCGCGGAGGGCGCCAACGTGGAGTTCGTGGTGCCCGAGGATCCGCTCATCAAGGACGGGATCGCGCGCATCCGCATGCGCGTGCACGAGCGCGGCGTGGGGGAGACCCTCTCATGCGGCACGGGCACCGCGGCCGCAGCGCTGGCGTTCCGGCACTGGGGAGGCGAGGGGATGCCGAACCACTGGCGCGTGGACGTGCCCGGCGGGCGACTCGCGGTGCGCATGTTCCCGACCGAGGAGGGCGAGCACGTCTCGCTGAACGGCCCCGCGGAGCTGGTCTACACCGGGGAGATCGAGCTGCCGTAG
- a CDS encoding GNAT family N-acetyltransferase — MILPDARTVELDSDSRERLRARGLDYRRVDAADEPALDAFIRAIARGFIESEPTAEKIEAARTGQLGRRLIGVFDATSPQRDLPVATVGSWIAPLTIPGGELPMWAVSEVTVAPTHRRRGIARAMLEGELRAAAAAGVPLAGLTASEATIYGRYGFGPATWQTRWRVDTRRAGWGGTDPRGSLQYVDREDAAEAFGELHERTRASRVGEIAGWPLRWRQLSGAVPGDPHGSSVRAVRYLDPEGVLRGAMAFRIVESDTDWARSRLEIRHLIGETSDAHAALWRFALQHDLVGTVTAEMISLDEPLPWLVADSRAAVRTVEDHGWLRVLDVPAAFAGRSMAAPLDVVLRVEDPLGIAGGSWRLESGSDGSCRAVAAPDAEAEIDLGVGELASLYLGGVSARSLAQAGRVRGDAAAVAALDAALRIDGAPFLSIMY, encoded by the coding sequence ATGATTCTGCCTGACGCGCGAACCGTAGAACTGGACAGCGACTCCCGCGAGCGACTCCGAGCGAGAGGCCTCGACTACCGCAGGGTGGACGCGGCGGACGAGCCCGCCCTCGACGCATTCATCCGCGCGATCGCGCGCGGCTTCATCGAGAGCGAACCCACTGCGGAGAAGATCGAGGCCGCGCGGACCGGGCAGCTCGGCCGGCGCCTCATCGGCGTGTTCGACGCGACGAGCCCCCAGCGTGACCTGCCGGTCGCGACCGTGGGGTCGTGGATCGCGCCGCTGACGATTCCGGGCGGCGAGCTGCCCATGTGGGCCGTCAGCGAGGTCACGGTCGCCCCGACGCACAGGCGGCGTGGGATCGCGAGGGCGATGCTGGAGGGCGAGCTTCGAGCCGCGGCCGCAGCCGGTGTGCCTCTCGCGGGGCTCACCGCATCCGAGGCGACCATCTACGGTCGTTACGGCTTCGGCCCCGCCACCTGGCAGACGCGGTGGCGTGTCGATACCCGCCGTGCGGGGTGGGGTGGCACGGATCCGCGCGGTTCTCTGCAGTACGTCGACCGCGAGGACGCCGCCGAGGCCTTCGGGGAGCTGCACGAGCGCACCCGGGCGTCCCGCGTCGGAGAGATCGCCGGCTGGCCGCTGCGCTGGCGGCAGCTCTCGGGGGCGGTGCCGGGGGATCCCCACGGGTCGAGCGTTCGCGCGGTGCGGTACCTCGACCCCGAGGGCGTGCTCCGCGGCGCGATGGCCTTCCGCATCGTCGAGTCCGATACTGACTGGGCGCGTTCCCGTCTCGAGATCCGCCACCTGATCGGCGAGACCTCCGACGCGCACGCGGCGCTGTGGCGGTTCGCGCTGCAGCACGACCTCGTCGGCACGGTCACGGCGGAGATGATCTCGCTCGACGAGCCGCTGCCGTGGCTGGTCGCGGATTCCCGGGCCGCCGTCCGCACTGTCGAGGATCACGGCTGGCTGCGCGTGCTCGACGTGCCCGCCGCGTTCGCCGGGCGCAGCATGGCGGCACCGCTCGACGTCGTGCTGCGGGTCGAGGACCCGCTCGGGATCGCGGGCGGCTCGTGGCGGTTGGAGAGCGGGAGCGACGGATCGTGCCGTGCGGTGGCGGCGCCCGATGCGGAGGCGGAGATCGACCTGGGCGTCGGAGAGCTCGCGTCGCTGTACCTGGGCGGGGTGTCGGCGCGCTCGCTCGCGCAGGCCGGGCGGGTGCGCGGCGACGCCGCTGCCGTCGCCGCGCTCGATGCGGCGCTGCGGATCGACGGCGCACCCTTCCTGAGCATCATGTACTGA
- a CDS encoding GNAT family acetyltransferase: MNVHTRRFVEDDTEAVVALWEACGLTRPWNDPRADIARKLSVQPELFRVAVFRESVVGSIMAGYDGHRGWLYYLATDPEHRGRGIATQLVREAEEGLRDLGCPKAQLMVRSDNPAVLDFYERLGYEPSKVSTLGKRLIID, encoded by the coding sequence ATGAATGTTCACACAAGACGCTTCGTAGAGGACGACACGGAGGCGGTCGTGGCGCTGTGGGAAGCCTGCGGCCTCACGCGGCCATGGAACGATCCGCGCGCCGATATCGCTCGAAAGCTGAGCGTGCAGCCGGAACTGTTCAGAGTCGCAGTTTTCCGTGAGAGCGTCGTCGGTTCGATCATGGCCGGCTACGACGGGCACCGCGGCTGGTTGTACTACTTGGCGACCGACCCCGAGCATCGCGGGCGCGGGATCGCGACGCAGCTCGTCCGCGAGGCCGAAGAGGGCCTGCGGGACCTGGGATGTCCCAAGGCTCAGCTCATGGTGCGAAGCGATAATCCCGCGGTGCTGGACTTCTACGAGCGACTCGGTTACGAGCCCTCGAAGGTCAGCACCCTCGGTAAACGCCTCATCATCGATTGA
- the miaA gene encoding tRNA (adenosine(37)-N6)-dimethylallyltransferase MiaA — MTEAARPPQLWTIVGATGTGKSALSLDLADRLAAAGRPAEIVNADAMQLYRGMDIGTAKLPVAERRGIPHHLFDVLDPGDEAAVAWYQPAAREAIEAIHARGADAILVGGSGLYVSSVIFDFAFPPRDDALRSRLETEFAESGVAPLLAKLADLAPETAAAVDTRNPRRVIRALEVALLGGDAQVTLPAEPRLWRPDTAAGPMTRIVGVRCERATLVERLDRRVEQMWADGLLDEVRALIPNRLEQGKTASRAIGYAQALAQLRGDLSEAEAIAETQALTRRYARRQVSWFKRYPGVQRLDSPDAEEIEFA, encoded by the coding sequence GTGACTGAGGCCGCACGCCCGCCGCAGCTCTGGACGATCGTCGGTGCGACCGGCACCGGCAAGTCCGCGCTCTCGCTCGATCTCGCCGATCGCCTCGCAGCGGCCGGCCGTCCCGCCGAGATCGTGAACGCCGATGCCATGCAGCTGTACCGCGGCATGGATATCGGCACGGCCAAGCTGCCCGTCGCGGAGCGGCGGGGGATCCCGCACCACCTCTTCGATGTGCTCGATCCGGGCGACGAGGCTGCCGTCGCCTGGTATCAGCCCGCTGCTCGTGAGGCCATCGAGGCGATCCACGCCCGCGGCGCCGACGCGATCCTGGTCGGCGGATCCGGACTCTACGTCTCGAGTGTCATCTTCGACTTCGCGTTTCCTCCGCGCGATGATGCGCTGCGCTCCCGGCTCGAGACCGAGTTCGCGGAGAGCGGCGTCGCGCCGCTGCTCGCGAAGCTCGCGGATCTCGCCCCCGAGACCGCGGCGGCGGTCGACACCCGCAACCCGCGGCGCGTGATCCGAGCTCTCGAGGTCGCGCTTCTCGGCGGCGACGCGCAGGTGACGCTGCCCGCGGAGCCGCGACTCTGGAGGCCAGACACCGCGGCCGGGCCGATGACCCGTATCGTCGGCGTGCGCTGCGAGCGGGCGACCCTGGTGGAGCGCCTCGACCGGCGCGTGGAGCAGATGTGGGCCGACGGGCTGCTCGACGAGGTGCGTGCGCTGATCCCGAACCGCCTCGAACAGGGGAAGACCGCGAGCCGGGCCATCGGCTACGCCCAGGCGCTCGCGCAGCTGCGCGGCGACCTGAGCGAGGCCGAGGCGATCGCCGAGACGCAGGCGCTCACTCGTCGGTACGCCCGCCGCCAGGTCAGCTGGTTCAAACGCTACCCCGGCGTGCAGCGGTTGGACAGCCCGGATGCCGAGGAGATCGAGTTCGCATGA
- the miaB gene encoding tRNA (N6-isopentenyl adenosine(37)-C2)-methylthiotransferase MiaB: MTLATADPTEIAPSPAALRPDGSPRSYTVRTLGCQMNVHDSERLSGSLEAAGYIAAETAEDADVVVINTCAVRENAANKLYGNLGHLAGVKREREGMQIAVGGCLAQKDQGTIVEKAPWVDVVFGTHNMGSLPALLERARHNAEAQVEILESLEVFPSTLPTKRDSASSGWVSISVGCNNTCTFCIVPSLRGKEKDRRPGDILAEVQALVDDGAVEVTLLGQNVNTYGVEFGDRQAFGKLLRAMGDIEGLERVRFTSPHPAAFTDDVIAAMAETPNVMPSLHMPLQSGSDTVLKAMRRSYRSKKFLGILEAVRERIPHAAITTDIIVGFPGETDEDFEDTLRVVEQSRFSSAFTFQYSIRPGTPAATMDGQLPKEVVQERYERLMALQERISLEENQAQIGRTVEVLVSSGEGKKDATTRRLSGRAEDNRLVHFAVPEGAEEPRPGDTVSVQITSAAPHFLIADLTDVYSVRRTRAGDAWDRRQADSCGVPTPAAGGAPKAVNLGLPTIRTRD; the protein is encoded by the coding sequence ATGACTCTCGCCACCGCCGACCCGACCGAGATCGCCCCTTCGCCCGCCGCGCTCCGCCCCGACGGCAGCCCCCGCAGCTACACGGTGCGCACGCTCGGCTGCCAGATGAACGTGCACGACTCCGAGCGTCTCTCGGGGTCGCTCGAGGCCGCGGGTTATATCGCGGCTGAAACCGCCGAGGACGCCGACGTGGTGGTCATCAATACCTGCGCCGTACGCGAGAACGCCGCCAACAAGCTCTACGGCAACCTCGGGCACCTCGCAGGCGTGAAGCGCGAGCGGGAGGGCATGCAGATCGCAGTGGGCGGCTGCCTCGCCCAGAAGGATCAGGGCACCATCGTGGAGAAGGCGCCCTGGGTCGACGTCGTCTTCGGCACCCACAACATGGGGTCGCTGCCGGCGCTGCTCGAACGCGCACGCCACAATGCGGAGGCGCAGGTCGAGATCCTCGAATCCCTCGAGGTCTTCCCGTCCACGCTCCCGACCAAGCGCGACTCGGCCTCCAGCGGCTGGGTGTCCATCTCGGTCGGCTGCAACAACACCTGCACCTTCTGCATCGTGCCCTCCCTGCGCGGCAAGGAGAAGGATCGTCGCCCCGGCGACATCCTCGCCGAGGTGCAGGCACTCGTCGACGACGGCGCCGTCGAGGTCACGCTACTGGGGCAGAACGTGAACACCTACGGGGTCGAGTTCGGCGACCGTCAGGCCTTCGGCAAGCTGCTGCGCGCGATGGGCGACATCGAGGGCCTCGAGCGGGTGCGATTCACGAGCCCCCACCCGGCCGCGTTCACCGACGACGTGATCGCCGCGATGGCCGAGACCCCCAACGTCATGCCCTCTCTGCACATGCCGCTGCAGTCGGGTTCCGACACCGTGCTCAAGGCCATGCGGCGCTCCTACCGCTCCAAGAAGTTCCTCGGCATCCTCGAGGCGGTGCGAGAGCGCATCCCGCACGCCGCGATCACCACCGACATCATCGTCGGCTTCCCCGGCGAGACCGATGAGGACTTCGAGGACACGCTGCGCGTCGTCGAGCAGTCGCGCTTCTCGAGCGCCTTCACCTTCCAGTACTCGATCCGCCCCGGCACCCCCGCGGCGACCATGGACGGGCAGCTGCCGAAAGAGGTCGTGCAGGAGCGCTACGAGCGGCTCATGGCGCTGCAGGAGCGCATCTCGCTCGAGGAGAACCAGGCGCAGATCGGCCGCACCGTCGAGGTGCTGGTCTCATCGGGCGAGGGCAAGAAAGACGCGACCACGCGCAGGCTCTCCGGCCGAGCCGAAGACAACCGTCTCGTGCACTTCGCCGTGCCAGAAGGAGCGGAGGAACCGCGGCCGGGAGACACCGTCTCCGTGCAGATCACGTCGGCCGCACCCCACTTCCTCATCGCCGACCTCACCGATGTCTACAGCGTGCGCCGCACCCGCGCGGGCGACGCGTGGGACCGCCGTCAGGCGGACAGCTGCGGGGTGCCGACCCCCGCTGCGGGCGGTGCCCCGAAAGCCGTGAACCTCGGGCTGCCCACGATCCGAACCCGTGACTGA
- a CDS encoding regulatory protein RecX — MAVRFLPPPEERPAGGEESRPDLAEVIELRSLLGDRGWGRSSSPNPASEEPDPASKEPAAEAGEASAASESAAAEAGVAVGPWVGAGEPATVALSGAAEPGASAVSKVSESSTPEFFAEHTGGADDPDRASAYEDGVRLLARRARSSGELREELGRLEHPAHEVEAVIAEFEESHYLDDLGLARAVTEKLRETKRASRTQIRMKLRERRLPDAIIEEAVGELDTDEEFGLLREAAQDRARKLGGLDRQTAERRLLGFLARRGWSGEPAMRAAKEALDGNGGGSGVRFR, encoded by the coding sequence GTGGCTGTTCGATTCCTGCCCCCGCCCGAGGAGCGCCCCGCGGGCGGGGAGGAGAGCCGACCCGATCTCGCCGAGGTGATCGAGCTGCGTTCGTTGCTCGGTGATCGTGGGTGGGGGCGGTCGTCTTCACCGAACCCCGCATCTGAGGAGCCGGACCCCGCATCTAAGGAGCCGGCGGCAGAGGCGGGCGAGGCCTCGGCGGCCTCCGAGAGCGCTGCTGCCGAAGCGGGGGTAGCGGTCGGCCCTTGGGTCGGCGCCGGCGAACCGGCCACTGTTGCGCTGAGCGGGGCTGCTGAGCCCGGGGCCTCCGCGGTTTCGAAGGTGTCTGAGTCGAGCACTCCCGAGTTCTTCGCTGAGCATACCGGGGGTGCAGACGATCCGGATCGAGCGTCCGCCTACGAGGACGGTGTGCGACTGCTGGCGCGTAGAGCTCGCTCCAGCGGGGAGTTGCGCGAGGAACTGGGTCGGCTCGAGCACCCTGCGCACGAGGTCGAGGCTGTGATCGCCGAGTTCGAGGAGAGCCACTACCTCGACGATCTCGGTCTGGCACGCGCCGTTACCGAGAAGCTCCGCGAGACGAAGCGGGCGAGCCGAACGCAGATCCGCATGAAACTGCGCGAACGACGGCTCCCCGACGCGATCATCGAAGAGGCCGTCGGCGAGCTCGACACCGACGAGGAGTTCGGGCTGCTGCGGGAGGCAGCCCAGGACCGGGCGCGCAAGCTCGGCGGCCTCGACCGTCAGACGGCCGAGCGCCGTCTGCTCGGGTTCCTCGCGCGGCGGGGATGGTCGGGCGAACCGGCGATGCGTGCCGCGAAGGAAGCCCTCGACGGCAACGGGGGAGGATCGGGAGTGCGCTTCCGCTGA
- the recA gene encoding recombinase RecA, which produces MAAPKSPIGASKDREKALEAALAQIDKNFGKGAIMRMGSVERAPVEVIPTGSVALDVALGIGGLPRGRIIEIYGPESSGKTTLTLHAIANAQRAGGIAAFIDAEHALDPEYAKKLGVDIDALLVAQPDTGEQALEIADMLIRSGSVDLVVIDSVAALVPKAEIDGEMGDSHVGLQARLMSQALRKITGSLNATKTTAIFINQLREKVGVFFGSPETTSGGKALKFYASVRLDIRRIQTLKDGADAVGNRTRVKVVKNKMAPPFKQAEFDILYGVGISREGSLIDYGVEQGFIKKSGAWFTYDGDQLGQGMENARRFLINNPDIASEIEEKILTKLGVNGRSEETAEPEGAAVTPAPEVEQRASA; this is translated from the coding sequence ATGGCAGCACCCAAGTCCCCGATCGGGGCATCCAAGGATCGCGAGAAGGCGCTCGAGGCAGCGCTCGCTCAGATCGACAAGAACTTCGGCAAGGGCGCGATCATGCGCATGGGCAGCGTCGAGCGGGCGCCCGTCGAGGTCATCCCCACGGGGTCGGTCGCGCTCGACGTCGCGCTCGGCATCGGCGGCTTGCCCCGCGGCCGCATCATCGAGATCTACGGACCCGAGTCCTCGGGCAAGACCACGCTCACCCTGCACGCGATCGCGAACGCTCAGCGCGCGGGCGGCATCGCGGCCTTCATCGATGCAGAGCACGCGCTCGACCCCGAGTACGCGAAGAAGCTGGGCGTCGACATCGACGCGCTGCTCGTCGCTCAGCCCGACACCGGGGAGCAAGCGCTCGAGATCGCGGATATGCTGATCCGCTCGGGCTCGGTCGACCTGGTAGTCATCGACTCCGTAGCGGCGCTCGTGCCGAAAGCGGAGATCGACGGTGAGATGGGTGACAGCCATGTCGGGCTTCAGGCTCGTCTCATGTCCCAGGCTCTGCGCAAGATCACGGGCAGCCTGAACGCGACCAAGACCACCGCGATCTTCATCAATCAGCTGCGCGAGAAGGTGGGCGTGTTCTTCGGCAGCCCCGAGACGACCTCGGGCGGCAAGGCGCTCAAGTTCTACGCCTCTGTGCGACTCGATATCCGTCGAATCCAGACGCTCAAGGACGGTGCAGATGCAGTGGGCAACCGCACGCGAGTCAAGGTCGTGAAGAACAAGATGGCCCCGCCCTTCAAGCAGGCCGAGTTCGACATTCTGTACGGTGTCGGCATCTCGCGCGAGGGTTCCCTCATCGATTACGGCGTAGAGCAGGGATTCATCAAGAAGAGCGGTGCCTGGTTCACCTACGACGGCGACCAGCTCGGGCAGGGCATGGAGAACGCCCGTCGCTTCCTGATCAACAACCCCGACATCGCGAGCGAGATCGAAGAGAAGATCCTCACCAAGCTCGGCGTCAACGGGCGCAGCGAGGAGACGGCGGAGCCCGAGGGAGCTGCAGTAACACCGGCCCCCGAGGTCGAGCAGCGCGCGAGCGCCTGA
- a CDS encoding DUF3046 domain-containing protein, with protein sequence MKLSEFRRACADEFGADYSGVLIRDHWLASLGGTPSDALDRGVPAREVWQALCADLDVPVERRHGRGLIDPRE encoded by the coding sequence GTGAAGCTGAGTGAGTTTCGGCGAGCCTGCGCCGACGAGTTCGGCGCCGACTACTCCGGAGTGCTGATCCGTGATCACTGGCTGGCGTCGCTCGGTGGTACGCCGAGCGACGCCCTCGATCGCGGGGTTCCCGCGCGCGAGGTCTGGCAGGCGCTCTGCGCGGATCTCGACGTTCCCGTCGAGCGGCGTCACGGGCGCGGGCTCATCGATCCTCGAGAATAA
- a CDS encoding helix-turn-helix domain-containing protein — MVLMRQEIGDVLRDFRLQKGRTLRQVAGDASVALGYLSEVERGQKEASSEILAAVADALDTPLSVIMGEVSERLAVVEGISMPLSGRVPDTVPAELVSGYAPELVS; from the coding sequence ATGGTGCTGATGCGTCAGGAGATCGGCGACGTGCTGCGTGACTTCCGGCTGCAGAAGGGGCGCACGCTACGACAGGTCGCCGGCGATGCGAGCGTTGCGCTCGGCTACCTGAGCGAGGTGGAGCGTGGCCAGAAAGAGGCCTCGAGCGAGATCCTCGCGGCGGTCGCCGATGCGCTGGATACGCCGCTGTCCGTGATCATGGGTGAGGTGAGCGAGCGGCTCGCCGTGGTCGAGGGTATCTCGATGCCTCTCTCCGGTCGGGTGCCGGATACGGTTCCTGCCGAGCTCGTGTCTGGATACGCGCCTGAGTTGGTGTCGTAA
- a CDS encoding CinA family protein: protein MRPVGQGAPRAGGELARAVIEIAAARGLRIAVAESLTGGLLADAFVSVPGSSRVFSGGVVAYDTALKHSVLGVDAELLREKGPVDGEVARQMASGVRRVCAVPREEGADPVPADIGIATTGVAGPEPDPQTGQAVGTVWVGVCLGERARSLEYSLSGERGDIRNGSVAAALELILNELARSAELESE from the coding sequence ATGAGGCCGGTGGGTCAGGGAGCGCCCCGAGCCGGGGGAGAGCTCGCGCGAGCCGTGATCGAGATCGCAGCAGCGCGCGGCTTGCGCATCGCGGTCGCCGAGTCGTTGACCGGGGGTCTTCTGGCCGACGCGTTCGTGTCGGTGCCGGGCTCTTCGCGCGTCTTCTCCGGTGGTGTCGTCGCCTATGACACGGCACTGAAGCACTCGGTACTCGGAGTGGATGCCGAGTTGCTGCGCGAGAAGGGGCCCGTCGACGGGGAGGTGGCCCGGCAGATGGCGAGCGGCGTGAGGCGCGTGTGCGCGGTCCCCCGGGAGGAGGGGGCGGATCCCGTGCCCGCGGATATCGGGATCGCCACCACGGGCGTCGCGGGCCCCGAGCCGGATCCGCAGACGGGACAGGCCGTGGGCACCGTGTGGGTGGGCGTGTGCCTGGGAGAGCGGGCGCGTTCCCTCGAATACTCGCTCTCGGGGGAGCGAGGCGATATTCGCAACGGATCCGTAGCCGCGGCACTGGAACTGATCCTGAATGAATTGGCCCGATCGGCTGAACTTGAGTCGGAGTGA
- the pgsA gene encoding CDP-diacylglycerol--glycerol-3-phosphate 3-phosphatidyltransferase, producing the protein MTAQDPAVKPSNWNAPNIITIARIIATPFFLWMLLADGGAGGPLRWASAVFFVLAIATDAWDGYLARSRNLITDLGKLLDPIADKALTGAALVGLSILAELPWWVTLIVLMREIGITVHRLMIAHDVVVAAAWMGKLKTVAQSVAITLALLPLAGVLGPAAPVAYWANVITMTVAVVLTIVSGIDYVVAFVRARRVRA; encoded by the coding sequence ATGACCGCACAGGATCCGGCGGTGAAGCCGAGCAACTGGAACGCGCCCAACATCATCACGATCGCGCGCATCATCGCGACACCGTTCTTCCTCTGGATGCTGCTCGCAGACGGAGGAGCGGGAGGCCCGCTGCGCTGGGCCTCGGCGGTGTTCTTCGTGCTGGCCATCGCTACCGATGCCTGGGACGGCTACCTCGCGCGATCCCGCAATCTGATCACCGACCTCGGCAAACTGCTCGATCCGATCGCCGACAAGGCGCTGACCGGGGCCGCCCTCGTGGGGCTCTCGATCCTCGCCGAGCTGCCCTGGTGGGTGACGCTGATCGTGCTGATGCGGGAGATCGGCATCACCGTGCACCGACTGATGATCGCGCACGATGTCGTGGTCGCGGCGGCATGGATGGGCAAGCTCAAGACGGTGGCGCAATCGGTTGCGATCACCCTCGCGCTGCTGCCGCTCGCCGGCGTACTGGGTCCGGCCGCGCCGGTCGCGTACTGGGCGAATGTGATCACGATGACCGTCGCGGTCGTGCTCACGATCGTGAGCGGTATCGACTACGTCGTCGCGTTCGTGCGCGCTCGCCGGGTGCGGGCATGA